The following coding sequences are from one Shumkonia mesophila window:
- a CDS encoding methylated-DNA--[protein]-cysteine S-methyltransferase — protein sequence MPYLSLSSPLGPLTVFEDEAAVVAVEFGRAPPGEETPLLEEARRQLDAYFDGRLRDFSLPLAPAGSAFQRAVWGAISTIPYGETRTYGDLANALGSAARAIGGACGRNPIPIIVPCHRVVGAGGRLTGYSGGEGTDTKRVLLVLEAAHVP from the coding sequence ATGCCGTACCTGTCGCTCAGCAGCCCGCTCGGGCCCCTGACGGTCTTCGAGGACGAGGCCGCCGTCGTCGCCGTCGAATTCGGCCGCGCCCCGCCCGGCGAGGAAACGCCGCTGCTCGAAGAGGCCCGCCGCCAGCTCGACGCCTACTTCGACGGCCGGCTGCGCGACTTTTCGCTGCCGCTGGCGCCCGCCGGCTCGGCCTTCCAGCGGGCCGTGTGGGGAGCCATCTCGACCATTCCCTATGGCGAAACCCGCACCTACGGCGACCTCGCCAACGCCCTCGGCTCGGCCGCCCGGGCCATCGGCGGCGCCTGCGGGCGCAACCCCATCCCGATCATTGTTCCCTGCCATCGCGTCGTCGGCGCCGGCGGCCGCCTGACCGGCTATTCGGGTGGCGAGGGCACCGACACCAAGCGCGTCCTCCTCGTCCTGGAGGCCGCCCACGTTCCGTGA